The genomic stretch ATACCACAAAGCAGCTAATCCTCCCATTATTACTTCAAATTTGGAAATAGCTTGGGCGCAACCTGTGTTCCAGAACAGTTTCAGTTTCAGGGTGAACTCATTTGCacagatataaataaaatgagaaaagggaaaagaacaGGCTTTTACGCATTTGTCAACACAAGACCAATAATCGAAATACTGTCCTGTGCAGTGCTTGCTCCCAGTTTCATCGCCCTCGATCCTTTTTATGCATGCCTGTAGAAAATGAGATCCATTCGGGTTAGTAACAACATTGACTACCGCCCTGCTTCCCCACCCACCCGAAAACTTGCAATAACTTGCATTGTTAGCTCCTATCTATGGATGCAACAACTATTCAAAACAGGTGGGAGTTGCAATAACTTGCATTGTTCACTCACGCGTGCAATGGTTAAAATtttcaacttcttcttcctccttcatcGTGCCGACGACCTCTCACCTTCCTCCTCGTCGTTGCCAACCTCTTGCCTTTCTCGCCGCCGCCAACTGACCCCACTTTCCCCTCCGTCGACCAACCTCTACCCTACCCCGCCTCCATCAATAATGACCTCTTGCCTCCTCACCACCGCTAACTAACCTCTTGCCTTTCTCTCCGTCGACCAACCTCTCCCCTACCTTGTCACCGATCGACTTCTCGCCTTCCTATTGTCGATCGACCTCTCGCATTCCTCCTTGCCAACCAACCGTGGTCCCTCATTCCTCCTCACCAACTGACCCTGGTCTCGCCTTTCTCTCCACCAACTAACTCTGTTTGAGGTTGAATTGACCATGACAGCAACTCAGCCCAATTTATGTTTGTGAATCGACAACGGCACCAAGCATATTTGTGGTTGAATCAATTCGTGTTGCATGAAATGTCGATTCGTGTTCGTGAATCGATGGCAGCTTAGCctagtttgtgtttgtgaatcgatgGCAGCACTGAGCAAATAGAGTTGTGAATCGATGACACCGAGTACCGCGGGGGGTCTCCGTTGTCTTCACCTTCCTCCTCCACAAGTGCAGGGTCGCCAGCTCCAACCTCCATCATGTCCACTGCCACCGACCCCACCTCTTCTCTTGCAACGTCGAGATCTAACTCCGTCGTGCACCACATCATACGTGGTGCCCTCTCATTGGCCTTGGGGATCCACGTCAAACCGCATGTAACTCACGCACAACATGTTGCCCAATGAGGGTGTGTTATTGTTACAAAATCAGAAGTTGAGGGGCacaattattacaaaattaaaagttgaggaGCATAATAGGTCAAACTTAAAGTTGAGAGGGCCAAATGACCAAACTTTCAAAGTTGAGGGGCATTTTTATGGTTTTTGCCAATTAAGAACCTTACAAGTTTTAACTTTACAAAGAAATGGAAAACCAATTAACTTTATATCCATCAGTTGTTCCTCCTCTATAATACAttttactttcaaaaaattataaaacccTATACTTCCAGCTTATTTATGAATAGAGTTTCCTTAAACAAATAGGAAGACTTTACGTTCACATTTCTTTTCCTAATGCATagtactaaaaaaaataatcttactcttaaaaatgcatttaaaattttttttcctagtttttttttttccttgctcTAGATAAAAAATGTCATAaaggccttacaaaagatattgccatatataaatatgaaatgaCCAAGAAGCcagaattcatgtaatcaaccccaactagtgggattaaggtttgatgTTTTTTTTGGTGTTGCAACATCTTAATGTAAGGCCTAAGCCCTACCCCGTATGTGAGACACAAACATTAAATAATGCAGGTATGTCATCTAAATCAAGTTAATAAACACTAGAGGCTAATTATAGCTACTATTCCTATAGGACTATCAAACAATCATTAGTCTAGTTGGAGCACCAAGCTAAGGAACTTCTGACAATGGTGATCACATTCACGTGTATGAACTCTACATATATTTGGcaaagcataaatataaagtaaCATAAGAGTAAATAACAGAAGcaatctaattattttataacaCTCACCTAGTTAGTGGCTGAGCCAGAAATTTTTACCTGGGTGGGCAAAAATTaaatagcaaaagaaaatttgaaataacatCATACAATCCCAATCAAATATTACAATCCCAATAAACAATCTCAAAATAACTGTCATGGCATCTGATGGAGAGCTAAGTGGAGGAATGACTGAAGGAGGATGAAAGGCAGCAAGCTACTACCGTCCGCCTACCAGGCTACCAGCAAAATCTCCTtgaatgcaaaaaaaaaaaaaaaaaaagcaaaccCAAGATCTTTCAAGAATGCCTCAAAATGCAGTCCCAAAATCCTTCAAGAATCCTTCAAATTGCAAttctaaaattcttaaaaataccCCAAAAAATCAGTCCctaaatacttaaaaaaaaaccccaaaaaTTCAGTCCATAAATCCTTCAAAATAGCCCCAAAATTCAGTTCCTAAATCCTTCAAAAAAACCCCAAAATTCAGTCCctaaattcttcaaaaaaaGCCCCAACCTTAAGCCCCTAAATCCTTTAAAAAAGCACTAAAATTCAGTCCTAAATCTcttcaaaacatccaaaatagaaaaagagatgttgaagaaggaaaaaacaCTACCATTGACCAACGTCTAGCGGCCAATTTTTCTTGATCGGCAACGgtgaaaaagaataatgaaagaCCAAGGAAGTGAAAGAGGTGGAGACTAAAGACTTTTGAATGTTGTGTTGAATACATTTTGTGacttttgtttgttattttttttaaaaaaaattaataattaattttaactaactaaaaaaaaaaatagaaattcagGGTGGGCAATGGCCCACCCTTGACCATATGTGGCTCTGCCACTGCACCTAGTCACCTGAAATAAGCATCCAAGGACTCGAATTGATGACttcaaaagtaaatttataaatgtCAAATCCATACAAACTCCCatttcccatttcttttttttttttaacccataaattttgaattttcatctGTTATACTGGACAACTCTTGTTTATTGCACTATTACCCTACACGTTCAGAACAGTGTATTAATGAGCAAAGCATGTCTGATGTCATGACAAATCAAGTATAGACAGCCAGGGCAAccaaaaaaatcttatttttcagcCCAAGGTGCTAGTTAATAGTGGGGACTTTCAGGAAGACTCAACAGCATCtatatctaaaaattttgaaaatgtaacaAGCATATCAGCTACCAGAATTTGTAAAGCACCTGATATTCAAGTAAAGGTTTCACACATTTTGGCTTGCAAGAATCTTCAAGGTACTTCTTTGGATCAGCAAGATCATCATCCGCCCTAACatgaagaaaaaattacaaaaataaacttCAGCTGATAAAGGTAACGTGTTAAGTGAGAAATTAAAccgtaaatttattttatgaacaCCTATAAGTATAGATTTCATAATTACAAACAATAGCgtgaattatatataaatttcaacctaaactaaaattataacattaaatTCAAAAAACTAAACCTAATTACTTGAAAATGCTAGTGCCTTTAACCTATTCTACAAGCACTGTTCTAAATATGAGAAGTAACAAGGTCTAGTAAATCAAGTTTCCCATCTGGTATATGTAAAACTCATAAAAGGTACACAAAAATTACCCTTTATCACCTTGCAAATGGCATTTCACTTTAGCAAAAAAATACCCAGATAGCAAGGAACATGAAGATTTTAACAGAACTGATGCCCAGGCATGTAAATGTAATATTCAAGTTTATGTACTGAAGGTTTAAtgtttttaattgcattttttttttttttttggcctaaATTTAACGAGAATAAGTTAACACACTTGatgtttatcttaattattcatTAAGTCGGGCAATATAATGTTCTATAGTTGGAGGAAGAactaaatctaataattatgaACAAGCATGTTGCTTACAGAAAGAAATGGCAAATTTCAGGATCTcttaaaatgaaagaaataatacCCACATGGAAATTGAAGGGAAAACGACCAGTCAGGTGCAATGGATCTCGCTGGAAACAATCACCTGAAAATAATACAACATTACGAAGGAATTAATAATGAAGTTAATTCAACAGAACAAATCGACCAAATCCCATGAGATATAGATTCAACTTTATCTGCAACAACAATCGAACTATATAAAAACTTAACCTATTCAATCAATAAAAGTGTGCATCCAATAGATGCCTCCGTGTGTGTGGGAAGATAGATCTGGAAGAGGAATTGAAAAATAGATTGGTGAAATTAGAGAGTATAACGAGGAGGGGGAGACGAGAATGGGCGTTACCTTTTTTGGGTTTTAGCCGCAGGCTCCAAAGGATCAACAACGGAAAGGAacgaagaaagagaaagaaagaaagaaagaaagagatagagagagagagagaataatgtGGAGAGGTTCGAGTTGTGACTGAGTACACAGATCTAGGTTCGTTATAAGTGCATTGGGGCCGAGTTGGTGGTCCCAACAGGCCCAAGTCCTATTGGGCTAACCCGAACTGGACGCATTTCGGGCCCTCAAACTCAAATCACAATCTCTTTTCTATCTTAGAGTATCTTCTCAATAATATACTAATAACCTACGTTGGCGTTCTTTCGCCTTTTTCGaaatgtttctatttttaaaatatcaagaaatattttttaattgcttttgtaattttaaaaaaaaaattgtgctcattttataatagaaaaaatattaaaaacgcattttctatttggaaactcatttccatccatgaatagagatgaaattttttctgcctctaactcaaattttttttttctaaactttgttttcaaaatttgtttgaattcatTATGCAATTTATGTTTacttttagattgaataattattttttatattaaaaattatatttataaaaaaaaaattctttatttcttttatttatgtgtttccCTCGCATTTCCATTTCTTaccttctaaaaaataatattttttaattttcattttgtatcatatttatttttcatctccaTTTTCATATAACGTAATTATTAATGACCCCTACTACCtaacaaaaaaactaaataactaTTAAATGTCCCTTCCATTAAACCCTAAGTCATCCTTCAAATGATAACCCATACCTAAGTCATCGTTCGAATGATGACTCATCTTTGTCAATCTATGTCGTCAAtgccttcttttgtttttctttgaataTTTCTTGACCTGTGAAAATTCAACTCTAATATGTCCATATTACTTTTATTCATTTcacttaatttcatttttaaaactTCTTCTACCCCTAAAGTTACCTTTTTCATacctatttcttttttaaaaacttCTTAAACCTTTTAATGAGAAAAACTAATTCATCTTCACTTTTAGTTTTTTCTTCATCACTTGAATCTTAGTTGAAGCTCATTAGATTCCTTTTCTTCAACCTGAATTCATGTTTTATCAAGGACCCAAGTAGATCATCCATAGAGTGGTGATATGGACAAGCTACAATAATTATAAGTTTGAGAATTAGATGAAAACGTGTTCAGAGTTTGTACATGAAGTGAAAAGGGATGAAAGCATGAAATATATGCAGATTAAGAACTTTGAAGCATGCCACTTATTAACTTTGTCAATATGGTCTTTACTGTGAATAATGGTATTAGATACCATGCTTCCAGGCTGATCATCAATAGAGTGCTGCCTCTCGTCCAAGTGCCCTTTTGATCACCACATGCGCATGGTAATACTAAAATGCAAAAGGAGATGCATAATCATGTAGGGTCATGCTCTTATTCACCAAATGCATtcatatatttatcatatgccTTGCTTCATGCTTCAAGCAATACTCTTTCAACTCTACTTCAAAATTTCTTACCACGTCTTTCCACCAAGGCATACATgaaacttttaattttcttttcttcaaacAACGAATACTCTTTGAACtcacaaaagaaaatgaatttcttTTAGGGGAGAGGCTTTTAGCACTACCTACAGAAGAAAGGCGCCAATACAAAACCAGCATCTCTTCAGAGTTCAACAAGAAAATGTGAGAAGCTCAGTTCAAAAAGATGTTGTCTAAGCAGTAGCTTGCTTCTTtgaacccttttgtttcttatCTGCATCTGCagcttttcttttgtcttttctttccctcttcttcAAGGCAGTCATCCGGGCCTTCAGAATAGTTGCATAGGAAGCTTGAAATCGTTGGTGATCCTTTGGCCCCACCTTTATTGCAATAAACCATGAAAAAAACACTTGTTTCgtgaatatatatgcatggcATCACTACTTTTAAATCACAGAaactctttaaataaattatagtcataggagagaaaaaaagcCAAGGATGACTCCAAAAGGGTAACAGATAGAACCATGCAAGTGCCTAGTTTTACCAAATCTAGTAGTTAGGACCTAGACGCCCACTAACAGAAAAAACTTTACCACttaatttcaaaccaaacataGTTGTCCATCCACAGATGCAAGTTTGGTCAGAAGTGTTTAGTTTATGAATGACACCACTAACCCATTGCACTCACTAAACAGCCAGCACAAGAAAGAGCACCAGAAAAATGAAAGGAGCCCAGTGTAGCAGGGTGGAAGTAATGTAACAGATcacaatatttattaattgaaagCTTATTaagcataaagaaaatgaaaaagaaagaccAAGTGTATAGACAAAAAAGACGACTTCAGAATCATATCCTAAAAAATTGGCCACATGAGTTAAAAGCTTTCTGTAAGGAAAGGAGGTTCCCACCTGATATGCCCAAACCTTGTACGAAATGGCCTAAAAAACAGAGTGCATGTAAACCATACCTCCTCACAGAAATTAGTAACTCGAAGACATAAGGAAACCTAAGCAACTCTTGATTAGGGTAAGCCTACCTCCTTTTTCATCTTCTCTAAGTACAAGAATTGTCCAAAAGAAAATTCACTTAAAACTTGTTAACAAGCAACATCtttacaaacaaaattaaaacacttATAAAGGTGTTTTAAAGTTATAAGGAGAGGAAAAGGAAAGTAAATTAAGGCTCAACATACTTTCATTTGGCAATTCATGTATTCTATTTAATTATCTGTACTGGCCATGCTGATGAATAACAAGTAAAGTGAGATATAAAAATCCCATCAATATTTCAACTcagctatttttaaaaattttaacaccatattgttttgttatttttgcagCCTTAACTGGTACCAACATGGATACAGACAGCATTAAATCCTAAACCAACTAACAGCACTAGGATAGTGATGTATACCCAGCTATCCATGTTGAATGAAACTTAAATATTGATCATCTATACTTTGAAATTCCACAAATAGATAACAAACAAATCTTTAAATACAAGTTCAAACCCACAAAAATAGCCTTTTAGAGTAATTACCGAAGTTGAAATGGTTTTCTTGCCATTGGTTGCACGAACGAGGCATCTATATTCAATTTCATTGCCAGCTGATGCCATCTTGTTTTTCTGAACCTTTGACTTCAATGATGCTATATAGACAAGACACAAGCATCTATTAGACAATCTAAATGCAGTGACAAACAACAcataaaaatgtaaaagaagATAGCTTACAGCGTTTGAAAGTAACCCAAACTGAGCCTTTCTCTGTGTTGTGCTCAAACATGTTAGTTAGCTCATTTAGAAATGGGTCAGTTTGTAGAAGTACCTAAAGAAACAATAGATATCAATATATCAATACAAAGTCCTCGATATTAAAGATCAGCATAGTTAACGAAATACATGCATATTTAAGTAGTAACCTATATAAGAATATCAGATCAATTCAATTATGTATCAAATTCTCACTGTTTATTCAACATCTTAACAATTGTATCAAATCACAGAGTATTAAAGATGCATGATTTGGagaattatcaaaatttgaatGCCTTATTGTCTTTGCTAGAATTAGAGATGCATGATTAGGAGAAACATCAAGATGAAAGCACATTGTTAtggaagaaatgagaaattagtTGACATATGTCAGGGTCTCAGCCTGACAGATGGTAAATTCTCCTTCGTGAGGAGAATTAGGGttggttttgagagagaaagagagaacaagagggaGAAAAAGAGAACGAGAggaagagaattgagagagagagaaggaatagagagaaattgagagagggaacAAACTGTAAATTCATCAATAGTTCTTTATTATTAAGAGGGAAAGCCTTTATATAGGCCCATCCTCAACCGTTACAACCGCTTACTCTCTTGGCTCCTACTGTTACAACTTCTAACAGCTTCCTGTTATAACCCAACAGCTTATTGTTACACTTCTAACTACTTAATAACCGTAAGGGTCCTGACAACATAAAGGCACACAATAATGTAAAGTACAAGGCCAAATCCATGGAACAAATAAGATTTGGGGAAAACCCATATGTAAATAAGGAGGCAGGAATGGTTGGGGCAATAGTTAAGCCAGAGATATAATCTTGGTTTAGTCTCATTCATCTCTGACAAATGTTTCAAAGAGAATTTTcatctatgtatatatttgcCGGTTGCCAGTATTAATATCTTATCCATTAGAGTCTAGGGGACACTTATTAACTCGGTAGTCAAAATAACTTGTAGAAGAtttaattttcaagaataaCATGAGtttatcaacaaaaaaaaagaagacataacatgagaaattaaaattcaaatcccTACAATATAGTGAACTACCCCATGGAAGACAAAtgtatcatatatttatttataaatatagtccttgtgtatataaaatatagaaacCATCTTCTCCATTaagaaatttcaaataataGAGAGTTCCCATGCTTTTGGGTTAATTTCCAGCATAAAGTAATATATGAACTActagattaaattaattgggaAAACACAAAAATGTCAAACAAAATACCTCTAAAATCatagaaataaaacccaaaaagataaagaaacaaaaaggagtACAACGTTGCAAGAATCTCAACATCAATAATTGCATCAGATTGTTAGATAACTGGCAAGTTGcaattcatgtagccaatcaAAAGTAGCGGTATTACAACTTCTTATTAGTTTGCATATGGTTTTCATATCAAACATGTCTTCCAAAATTTAAGAGTCCAATTATCACAATCAATGCTGCCAAACTTGGTTTGTACAAGTTGGTACCATCGACATGCACTGTATCAAAAGAAATCTAGTACAAAATAGTAAGGATTTTCTTTTAGCTAAAATATCAGTTGATACAAAGTTAACAGTGCAGGGACAAAATCATCCCTGCATCATCCTTGCAAAAAGGATGAAATTTCACTCCTGGAACAAGGGGTGACAAGGTCCCTCTTGCAGGAATCATCCCTACAACAGGGGCTTCACTACCCTGTTGTAAGTACCTCCCTACAATAGGGAGTCATGCAAGGACGTCCCTGTAACAGGGTGTCTTGCTGGGCCATCctacataaaattatatataatatattataacattaCAATATAATACCTAATGattatataatgatatattTAGGCACGTAATACTATAACATTATTTGCTTATCTTTAATCATTTATTGCATAAACAACTTCTATAGAATGCAAATGATTTTGAGGCATTGTCATGCTGTTATGTTAATTATGTGATTTAGACATGCTATTCACAATAGGCAATGCTTATATATGTTTCCATAATGGCATTCTTGTATAAATGTTTTTACTgtaattgtatatttattatgtattacaTATCATTAATTTATTACGGCAATATATCAAAGATGGTACACCCGGTACCTGATGTCAATATCAATACCTTGTCCAGTATAGTACAGACGATTATAACCTCAATACATTCACTTCTCAAAATTGACGTCAAGTAATCAAATCAGGCTATTGGGAAATGATGGAttaagatgaaaatgaaaaacatatattagtCCATGTGTGTCAGTATATTATACAGCATCTATAAACAGAGAAAGGGAGAGGGGTTACCATGCTGTAACTTCACTTCAAGACCTGACCACGAAATCCAAACCCCTTATGAAGTAAAATCTCTGCTACTGCTGTTACAATTCCAATGACAGTTGATTTAGACTTAGCTAGCAACTGTGCACGTGCAATGTATATGCAAAAAAAGAGATATTGATTTTCTATCTCCAAACCAAgtttattgaaataaaaaaaaaagagatgcaAAACCAATTTCCACTGTTATCAAATTCCAACAAAGGAAAAGGATAAAAAAGACTCATGAAAAGTGTGCCAAGTCTACGAAAAAAGAGATACAAAACCAATTTTTGCTGTTATCAAATTCCAACAAAGGAAAAGGAGACGAAAGACTCATGAAAAGTGTGTCAATTCTTCTAGCACAGCATGATTTCAGTTCTCAGATCAGAGCCCTAGGCCCCTAGATGATTTTGGAATGAAATGGAAGCCTAAAACCACAAACTCAGTAGCACAGGCAAGAATGCAAGAAGGCACGAATGAAAGCACTGATTCACCAAAACCCTAATTGAGCTTTAACTGTGAGCCCTGGCCTTCAATTTGCAGAAAGCCAAGAATGAATGCATAATTGAGCTTAAATTGCCATCCCTACCAAACCATAAAATCCAACAAATCAGCAGAAACAAGACGAATCAATCTCCTCAAAGAGAAACAGAGATAGAGAGGTATACCTTGTCAATTGATTAATGCCAGTTTGCAAAGAACGTCGCAATAgataaatagagagagagagagagaagagagagaagcaaCGGAGTGAGATAGGAGTGTTCACGGTTTGGTTTGATCAGTTTTTAACATTTTCAATATGCCAAACCGCATTTGTGGTTTTCCTATAAGACCAAACCGTACGGTCTGGTTTGGTGAGCGAAAACTGCACCACATTTTGCAGTGCAGTTCGGTGAGGTTTCCACGGTTTGTTGAATGTTTGATTTTTGCGGTTTGTTTTCGCCGTTTGGCGTGAATCTAGAAACCcagttttt from Diospyros lotus cultivar Yz01 chromosome 9, ASM1463336v1, whole genome shotgun sequence encodes the following:
- the LOC127809856 gene encoding cytochrome b-c1 complex subunit 6-1, mitochondrial, coding for MADDDLADPKKYLEDSCKPKCVKPLLEYQACIKRIEGDETGSKHCTGQYFDYWSCVDKCVAPKLFPNLK
- the LOC127809855 gene encoding signal recognition particle 14 kDa protein, which produces MVLLQTDPFLNELTNMFEHNTEKGSVWVTFKRSSLKSKVQKNKMASAGNEIEYRCLVRATNGKKTISTSVGPKDHQRFQASYATILKARMTALKKRERKDKRKAADADKKQKGSKKQATA